The genomic region GTCGAGTCGATGCACATGGCGTCAACCCGTTCAGGCTATGAGTTGTGCAGCGACCTGGCGGTTAAAGGCATCATCGGCCTGGGGTTGCCTGAGGCTATTCGCACCCTGTACCCGCAAATCGGTGACCAGGAACTGATTGCGTTCCGTCAGCACTATGCCGATCACTACATCGCTCTGGAAGCCGAGCCGTCGCCACTGTTTGACGGCGTAAGGCAATCCTTGGCGGCGTTTCGCGCCGAGGGCTATCACCTGGCTGTTGCTACCGGTAAGGCTCGCCGTGGCTTGGATCGGGTGCTCAAGGCCCATGGTTTCGAGGATTATTTCGACATCACCCGCGCCGCGGATGAAACCGCCAGCAAGCCTCATCCTCTGATGCTGGAGCAGATCCTGGATCATTGCGGTGTATCGCCGCGCCAGGCA from Pseudomonas synxantha harbors:
- a CDS encoding HAD-IA family hydrolase, which encodes MSHLDYKLLIFDWDGTLADSIGRIVESMHMASTRSGYELCSDLAVKGIIGLGLPEAIRTLYPQIGDQELIAFRQHYADHYIALEAEPSPLFDGVRQSLAAFRAEGYHLAVATGKARRGLDRVLKAHGFEDYFDITRAADETASKPHPLMLEQILDHCGVSPRQALMVGDASFDLMMARNAGMDSVAVSYGAQAGEALQQYEPRLTIDHFSELQAWLSRAQ